In Lachancea thermotolerans CBS 6340 chromosome H complete sequence, a single genomic region encodes these proteins:
- the IES4 gene encoding Ies4p (conserved hypothetical protein) yields MSQETQESKLDSKQLPKEEPEPEVPVNYPALQWQKVESSIPVHTFTNYKLKLNGYVRKDKMRVEEPEDEPTSTTNNAEGHDVEHTSEHESESEAKNDDVRDHNTEERAGSADGEPETKSEEAQKESA; encoded by the coding sequence ATGTCACAAGAAACACAGGAGTCAAAGCTGGATAGCAAACAGCTACCGAAGGAAGAGCCCGAGCCCGAAGTTCCTGTCAATTACCCCGCGCTCCAATGGCAAAAAGTTGAATCGAGCATCCCGGTCCACACTTTCACCAACTacaagctgaagctcaatGGTTATGTGAGAAAAGACAAGATGAGAGTAGAGGAGCCTGAAGACGAGCCTACTTCTACAACAAACAATGCAGAGGGACACGACGTGGAGCACACCTCTGAGCACGAGTCAGAAAGTGAAGCAAAGAATGATGATGTCAGAGATCACAACACCGAAGAGCGCGCGGGAAGCGCAGACGGCGAGCCCGAAACGAAAAGTGAAGAAGCCCAAAAGGAGAGCGCGTAG